A stretch of Arcobacter arenosus DNA encodes these proteins:
- a CDS encoding peptidylprolyl isomerase yields the protein MSLFTKKRLITSLIATLAISSISLNAADYGSVNGDNITKEDIAAMLRNPNVKFDDLPKKSKDKILEQIVEKKLLTQNAVKSGVSSDEAYKVALEKLKEDLALEIWMQKEFKNVSVSDKDAKDFYNKNKEKFKVPATLEARHILTKTENEAKAIIKDLDKAKDKKATFVELAKSKSVGPSGPKGGYLGKFTENQMVPEFSKAAKALNKGKYSATPVKTQFGYHVIYLEDKKPASDLAYDKVKEKIKQMVVQGKFQEHIQSKVDALKSKAKIVIK from the coding sequence ATGAGTTTATTTACAAAGAAAAGATTAATAACAAGTTTAATTGCAACACTAGCAATTTCATCAATTTCTTTAAATGCAGCAGATTATGGATCTGTAAATGGTGATAACATCACTAAAGAAGATATTGCAGCTATGTTAAGAAATCCAAACGTAAAGTTTGATGATTTACCAAAAAAGAGTAAAGATAAAATTTTAGAGCAAATAGTTGAGAAAAAACTTTTAACACAAAATGCTGTAAAAAGTGGTGTTTCATCTGATGAAGCATATAAAGTAGCCTTAGAAAAACTAAAAGAAGATTTAGCTTTAGAGATTTGGATGCAAAAAGAGTTTAAAAATGTTTCTGTTTCAGATAAAGATGCAAAAGATTTTTATAATAAAAATAAAGAAAAGTTTAAAGTACCAGCAACTCTAGAAGCTAGACATATTTTAACAAAAACAGAAAATGAAGCAAAAGCTATTATCAAAGATTTAGATAAAGCAAAAGATAAAAAAGCAACATTTGTAGAATTAGCAAAATCAAAATCAGTTGGTCCATCAGGTCCAAAAGGTGGATATTTAGGTAAATTTACAGAAAATCAAATGGTTCCAGAGTTTTCAAAAGCAGCAAAAGCTTTAAATAAAGGTAAATATTCTGCAACTCCTGTTAAAACTCAATTTGGTTATCATGTAATCTATTTAGAAGATAAAAAACCAGCTTCAGATTTAGCCTATGATAAAGTAAAAGAAAAGATTAAGCAAATGGTAGTTCAAGGTAAATTCCAAGAACATATCCAAAGTAAAGTTGATGCATTAAAAAGCAAAGCAAAAATTGTTATCAAGTAA
- the hsrA gene encoding homeostatic response regulator transcription factor HsrA, with translation MRILIIEDEITLNRTLQEGLTDFGYQVDAAENYKDAEYFIDIRNYDLVLTDWMLPDGDGIELCKIVKNRSSRTAVVILSARDDKDSEIEALKSGADDYIKKPFDFDILLARIEARLRFGGTNIIEIEDLSINPDEEKIEYNGEEIELKGKPFEVLTHLARHRDQIVSKEQLLDAIWEEPELVTPNVIEVAINQIRQKMDKPLNISTIETIRRRGYRFCYPDTQEEA, from the coding sequence ATGAGAATATTAATTATTGAAGATGAAATCACATTAAACAGAACACTACAAGAGGGACTAACTGATTTTGGTTACCAAGTAGATGCTGCTGAAAACTATAAAGATGCTGAATATTTTATCGACATTAGAAATTATGATTTAGTTCTAACTGACTGGATGTTACCAGATGGTGATGGAATTGAATTATGTAAAATCGTAAAAAACAGAAGCTCAAGAACTGCAGTTGTTATTCTTTCTGCAAGAGATGATAAAGATTCTGAAATCGAAGCATTAAAATCAGGAGCTGATGATTATATTAAAAAACCATTTGATTTTGATATCTTACTTGCAAGAATTGAAGCAAGATTAAGATTCGGTGGAACTAATATTATTGAAATTGAAGATTTATCAATTAACCCTGATGAAGAAAAAATTGAATACAATGGTGAAGAGATTGAATTAAAAGGTAAACCTTTTGAAGTATTAACTCACCTTGCAAGACATAGAGATCAAATTGTTTCTAAAGAGCAATTATTAGATGCTATCTGGGAAGAGCCAGAATTAGTAACTCCAAACGTAATTGAAGTTGCAATTAACCAAATTAGACAAAAAATGGATAAACCATTAAATATCTCTACTATTGAAACTATTAGAAGAAGAGGTTATAGATTCTGTTATCCAGATACTCAAGAAGAAGCATAA
- a CDS encoding sensor histidine kinase: protein MSILKPKSIYKQFHQKLVIATSLLIIILSFIFYGYTKSTIFDEIQDSLYADAQLILEVSKTSNVNTNNFNLITSNGINVDIVELLNVPQSGYTYFKVGNKHFIQILYPFDVTKRKYIKIVKNIDSSIEMLNKIFNNLLLISLGGLIMVVLYAFTVSKTLLRPIIQITNKLSNMDENFLSQIKKDNLPIEFHPLANSINSLMTRIETNIKFKKELFIGVAHELKTPLAVMKLKNEVALMKKREAEKYQETMRLTVEQINDMNKMISSILDIGRAEGAQFEKPEEIDLVKYLQRKTNDYRMLSAKKKIVITFFSNVNHHEIYVQPTLLNQIIQNFVQNAIKFTPDEKSIAIRLEKEANTTTITVTDDGPGIDESIDLFAPFKRMGEESGAGLGLFLAKNAADSLEATVSLKNRTDDKNGCVATLILPNTTIPKKKESKKETSQK from the coding sequence ATGAGTATTCTAAAACCAAAGAGCATTTACAAGCAGTTTCATCAAAAGCTTGTAATTGCTACTTCATTACTAATCATTATTTTATCTTTTATTTTTTATGGATATACAAAATCAACAATCTTTGATGAGATTCAAGATTCACTTTATGCTGATGCACAGTTGATTTTAGAAGTTAGTAAAACTTCAAATGTAAATACAAATAATTTTAACCTTATAACTAGTAATGGAATTAATGTAGATATAGTAGAACTACTAAATGTTCCTCAAAGCGGATATACATACTTTAAAGTTGGAAATAAACATTTTATTCAGATTCTTTATCCCTTTGATGTAACAAAAAGAAAATATATAAAAATTGTAAAAAATATTGATTCTTCTATTGAGATGTTAAATAAAATATTTAACAACCTTTTATTAATCTCTTTGGGAGGTTTAATAATGGTAGTTTTATATGCCTTTACAGTTTCAAAAACACTTTTAAGACCTATTATTCAAATTACAAATAAATTGTCAAATATGGATGAAAACTTTTTATCTCAAATAAAAAAAGACAATTTACCAATTGAGTTTCACCCACTTGCAAACTCAATAAACTCTTTAATGACAAGAATTGAAACTAATATAAAATTTAAAAAAGAGTTGTTTATTGGTGTTGCCCATGAATTAAAAACACCCCTAGCTGTTATGAAACTAAAAAATGAAGTTGCTCTTATGAAAAAAAGAGAAGCTGAAAAATATCAAGAGACTATGAGATTAACAGTTGAACAAATTAATGATATGAATAAAATGATTAGTTCAATCTTAGATATTGGTCGTGCTGAAGGTGCTCAATTTGAAAAACCTGAAGAGATTGATTTAGTTAAATATCTACAAAGAAAAACTAATGATTACAGAATGCTTAGTGCTAAGAAAAAAATAGTAATTACATTTTTTTCAAATGTAAATCACCATGAAATTTATGTTCAACCAACTTTATTAAATCAAATAATTCAAAATTTTGTTCAAAATGCTATAAAGTTTACACCCGATGAAAAATCTATTGCAATTAGATTAGAAAAAGAAGCTAACACTACAACTATAACAGTAACAGATGATGGTCCAGGAATTGATGAATCAATAGACCTTTTTGCCCCATTTAAAAGAATGGGAGAAGAAAGTGGTGCTGGATTGGGATTATTTTTAGCTAAAAATGCAGCTGATTCTTTAGAAGCTACTGTAAGTTTAAAAAATAGAACAGATGATAAGAACGGTTGTGTGGCAACACTAATATTGCCAAACACTACCATACCAAAAAAGAAAGAATCTAAAAAAGAGACTAGCCAAAAATAG
- a CDS encoding CoA-binding protein: MECEFPSVNSNIEEIKEIFENTKTIAVIGCSPDPSKASNMVANYLKNAGFKMVPVYPKEDEILGEKVYRSLKEIPFKVDMVDIFRKPDVIGQVVDAAIERGDVDTVWTQLGLVNNEAAKKAQEKGMKVIQNKCTKIEHRAIFG; encoded by the coding sequence ATGGAGTGTGAATTCCCATCAGTTAATAGTAATATTGAAGAGATTAAAGAGATTTTTGAAAATACAAAAACAATTGCAGTAATTGGTTGTTCTCCAGACCCAAGTAAAGCTAGTAATATGGTTGCAAACTATTTAAAAAATGCTGGTTTTAAAATGGTACCTGTATATCCAAAAGAGGATGAAATTTTAGGTGAAAAAGTATATAGAAGTTTAAAAGAGATACCTTTTAAAGTTGATATGGTTGATATATTTAGAAAACCTGATGTTATAGGACAAGTAGTTGATGCAGCTATTGAGCGTGGTGATGTTGATACAGTTTGGACTCAACTAGGACTTGTAAACAATGAAGCTGCAAAAAAAGCACAAGAAAAGGGTATGAAGGTTATACAAAATAAGTGTACAAAGATAGAACATAGAGCTATTTTTGGCTAG
- a CDS encoding methyl-accepting chemotaxis protein — protein sequence MNKNSIKFKLLSLVLVSIFFSFAILGFFNAQGNYNSQDINLKRNSVELAIQTSKFINEYLESKVKILETISKNMPKDKNFNYGNKTIEKYLKIGSDSGGFEQLYIGVEKNGNFLNSLGEQRTPETTKYDARKRGWYIQAVKEGKGGVTPPYIDFSTSKLVVSVFAPVLLDGKTIGVVGSDIFIDTIVDTILKVKLDGGDLIAYLVDENNKIIIHKDKKLLDKKDLFLEQINTKEKNSFAEVNYNNDEKLIAYSTIDTTKWKIVLNLDKSSYYEAINNSVIEEVFLYLVLLVVILAIIFFSLLKILAPLVKLQDGFKYFFRYLKGDENDIKKIDVKSKCEFGFMAEKINIEMESISEGINQDRELINNVKDVVSHIKSGKLDIKVEKSTSNKSLNELKDILNDMIETINENVNSDINPILSHLEEYSNLDFRNTIPNANGNVSKGLNNLCEIINKMLQENKNNGELLGENAKTLLQNVDILNKSSNETAVSLEETAAALEEITSTVSSNTNRITEMGVHSNELSVSIKKGQELANFTVTSMDEINEQTQAIAEAITVIDQIAFQTNILSLNAAVEAATAGEAGKGFAVVAQEVRNLASRSAEAAKEIKELVESATQKTNNGKQIADEMIKGYSQLNENILKTTKAITEISDSSKEQKISIEQINDVVNKLDQQTQNNASVANQTHSVAIQTSNIAQEILDAVNEKKFKDK from the coding sequence ATGAACAAAAATAGTATAAAGTTTAAACTTTTATCTTTAGTACTAGTAAGTATCTTTTTCTCTTTTGCTATACTTGGCTTTTTTAATGCACAAGGTAATTACAATTCTCAAGATATAAATCTTAAAAGAAATAGTGTTGAATTAGCAATTCAAACTTCAAAATTCATTAATGAATACCTAGAATCAAAAGTAAAAATCTTAGAAACAATAAGTAAAAATATGCCAAAAGATAAAAACTTTAATTATGGTAATAAAACAATAGAAAAGTATTTAAAAATTGGTTCTGATTCTGGTGGATTTGAGCAATTATATATTGGTGTTGAAAAAAATGGTAATTTTTTAAACTCATTAGGAGAACAAAGAACCCCTGAAACAACAAAATATGATGCAAGAAAAAGAGGTTGGTATATTCAAGCTGTAAAAGAGGGTAAAGGTGGAGTAACTCCTCCATATATTGATTTTAGTACAAGTAAATTAGTAGTTTCTGTTTTTGCTCCAGTTTTATTAGATGGAAAAACTATTGGTGTTGTTGGTTCAGACATTTTTATTGATACAATAGTTGATACAATTTTAAAAGTAAAACTTGATGGTGGAGATTTAATTGCTTATTTAGTAGATGAAAACAATAAAATAATAATTCATAAAGATAAAAAACTACTTGACAAAAAAGATCTCTTTCTAGAACAAATCAATACTAAAGAAAAAAATTCATTTGCAGAAGTTAACTATAACAATGATGAAAAACTTATTGCCTATAGTACAATTGATACTACCAAATGGAAAATTGTTCTAAATTTAGATAAATCTTCTTATTATGAAGCAATCAATAATTCAGTTATAGAAGAGGTGTTTTTATATTTAGTATTATTAGTTGTTATTCTTGCAATAATTTTCTTTTCCTTATTGAAAATTTTAGCTCCATTAGTGAAATTACAAGATGGTTTTAAATACTTCTTTAGATACTTAAAAGGTGATGAAAATGATATTAAAAAGATTGATGTAAAAAGTAAATGCGAATTTGGTTTTATGGCCGAAAAAATAAATATTGAGATGGAGTCTATTTCTGAAGGAATAAATCAAGATAGAGAATTAATTAATAATGTAAAAGATGTAGTATCCCATATTAAAAGTGGTAAACTTGATATAAAAGTTGAAAAATCAACTTCTAATAAATCATTAAACGAATTAAAAGATATATTAAATGATATGATTGAAACTATCAATGAAAATGTAAATAGTGATATAAATCCAATATTATCGCACCTAGAAGAGTATTCTAATCTTGACTTTAGAAATACTATTCCAAATGCAAATGGTAATGTATCTAAAGGATTAAATAATCTTTGTGAGATTATTAATAAAATGTTACAAGAGAATAAAAATAATGGTGAACTTCTAGGTGAAAATGCCAAAACCTTACTTCAAAATGTAGATATTTTGAATAAATCTTCCAATGAAACAGCAGTATCTTTAGAAGAAACAGCAGCAGCTTTAGAAGAGATTACTAGTACAGTTTCTAGTAACACAAATAGAATTACCGAGATGGGAGTTCATTCAAATGAATTATCAGTTTCTATTAAAAAAGGTCAAGAATTAGCAAATTTTACAGTTACTTCTATGGATGAGATAAATGAACAAACACAAGCAATTGCTGAAGCTATTACTGTTATTGACCAAATTGCATTTCAAACAAATATTTTATCTTTAAATGCAGCAGTTGAAGCAGCAACTGCAGGGGAAGCAGGAAAAGGTTTTGCAGTTGTTGCCCAAGAGGTTAGAAATCTTGCATCAAGAAGTGCAGAAGCAGCTAAAGAGATTAAAGAGTTAGTGGAAAGTGCAACACAAAAAACTAATAATGGTAAACAAATTGCTGATGAAATGATTAAAGGATATAGTCAATTAAATGAAAATATTTTAAAAACAACAAAAGCTATCACTGAAATCTCTGATTCTTCGAAAGAACAAAAAATAAGTATAGAACAGATTAATGATGTTGTAAATAAGCTTGATCAACAAACACAAAATAATGCATCAGTGGCAAATCAAACCCATAGTGTAGCAATTCAGACATCAAATATTGCACAAGAGATATTAGATGCGGTAAATGAAAAGAAGTTTAAAGATAAATAG
- a CDS encoding DHH family phosphoesterase — translation MKIFHLSHTDLDGYSCQLLMKEYFNDGFYFNANYGLEVKLNLKKIVQDIQEYKDDEILFFITDLNLTFQEAKDLDKEINDLNENGFNIKLQLLDHHATGQKSADAFNWYYLDTKRCATKIVYDYLNTTYNAFLDEKNSWIKPLVDAINAIDIWVDKEVKNFEFGKVLLRMVSQVREINNVLFPDLNRDFRIYLLKESAKYINEENGNIKLDNEIHFLKKNFLMQDGCDDTIDNLSAKYLVSCLDKLKEKLTVTYKGHKGLLTYTLGSISIPANAFLVANDDYDFFIDVSKKGNASFRADGKVDVSLIAQALANGGGHPNASGCKFEDFKESIDYNDIKTYIQNKLDNLK, via the coding sequence GTGAAAATTTTTCATTTGTCTCATACAGATTTAGATGGATACTCTTGTCAACTTTTGATGAAAGAGTATTTTAATGATGGCTTTTATTTCAATGCCAATTATGGTTTAGAGGTAAAATTAAATTTAAAAAAAATTGTTCAAGATATTCAAGAATATAAAGATGATGAGATTTTATTTTTTATTACTGATTTAAATCTTACTTTTCAAGAGGCAAAAGATTTAGATAAAGAGATAAACGATTTAAATGAAAATGGTTTTAATATAAAACTTCAATTACTTGACCACCATGCAACGGGTCAAAAAAGTGCAGATGCATTTAATTGGTATTACTTAGATACGAAAAGATGTGCTACAAAAATAGTTTATGATTATCTAAATACTACATATAATGCTTTTTTAGATGAAAAGAACTCATGGATAAAACCATTAGTAGATGCAATTAATGCAATTGATATTTGGGTAGATAAAGAGGTTAAAAACTTTGAATTTGGTAAGGTTTTACTTAGAATGGTTTCTCAAGTAAGAGAGATCAATAATGTGCTTTTCCCAGATTTAAATAGGGACTTTAGAATTTACCTACTAAAAGAATCTGCAAAATATATAAATGAAGAGAATGGAAATATTAAATTAGATAATGAAATCCATTTTTTAAAGAAAAACTTTCTTATGCAAGATGGATGTGATGACACTATTGATAATCTTAGTGCAAAATATTTAGTGTCTTGTTTAGATAAATTAAAAGAGAAATTAACAGTAACATATAAAGGACATAAAGGACTTTTAACTTATACTTTAGGTTCTATCTCAATACCTGCAAATGCATTCTTAGTGGCAAATGATGATTATGATTTTTTTATTGATGTTAGTAAAAAAGGGAATGCCTCTTTTAGAGCAGACGGAAAGGTAGATGTATCTTTAATAGCACAAGCTTTAGCAAATGGAGGAGGACATCCAAATGCCTCTGGTTGTAAATTTGAAGACTTTAAAGAATCTATTGATTACAATGATATAAAAACTTACATACAAAATAAACTTGACAACTTAAAATAA